A genomic stretch from Deltaproteobacteria bacterium includes:
- a CDS encoding efflux RND transporter periplasmic adaptor subunit encodes MKTGTRIALIALVAVPLGGYFIFGSSRSGAETKAEPTVAAAPAVPRVQLVAVRPADGLAGEALTGNLVPAKALQVGFEVGGRLAKVRVQKGDTVKAGQVLGELDPEISDAQVAAASAAVLAAQAQAENAADVAARTEKLKNSGSASEMQNQGASSGAAAAKAQLEAAKAQLAQAKAARARHELRAPFAGTIIDAPEQVGATVAPGMPLFTLEQLDPLILKITVSEGQARGLRVGQKVGVDAVGSTSKTSDAAVRVVVPSADTATHRIPVELAVPNADGRFTAHTLARARLPVDGAAGAQVVPATALAMAGGDHVLVLDQGAVQRVNVEVLSRSGAQVVVRAPNPLEKVIDAPPEELAPGSRAEAR; translated from the coding sequence ATGAAGACCGGGACCCGCATCGCGCTCATCGCGCTCGTCGCCGTGCCGCTGGGCGGCTACTTCATCTTCGGCTCGAGCCGCTCCGGCGCCGAGACCAAGGCCGAGCCCACGGTCGCGGCTGCCCCGGCGGTGCCCCGCGTGCAGCTCGTGGCGGTGCGCCCCGCCGACGGACTCGCCGGAGAAGCGCTCACCGGCAACCTCGTTCCCGCCAAGGCGCTGCAGGTGGGCTTCGAGGTGGGCGGCCGGCTCGCCAAGGTGCGCGTCCAGAAGGGCGACACCGTGAAGGCCGGCCAGGTGCTGGGCGAGCTGGATCCGGAGATCTCCGACGCGCAGGTCGCCGCCGCGAGCGCCGCGGTGCTCGCCGCGCAGGCCCAGGCCGAGAACGCTGCCGACGTCGCCGCGCGCACCGAGAAGCTCAAGAACTCGGGCAGCGCCAGCGAGATGCAGAACCAGGGCGCCTCGAGCGGCGCCGCGGCGGCCAAGGCCCAGCTCGAGGCCGCGAAGGCCCAGCTCGCGCAGGCCAAGGCCGCGCGTGCGCGCCACGAGCTGCGCGCGCCGTTCGCCGGAACCATCATCGACGCGCCCGAGCAGGTGGGCGCCACCGTCGCGCCCGGCATGCCGCTCTTCACCCTCGAGCAGCTGGATCCGCTGATCCTCAAGATCACCGTGAGCGAGGGCCAAGCGCGCGGGCTGCGCGTGGGCCAGAAGGTCGGCGTCGACGCGGTGGGCAGCACCAGCAAGACGAGCGATGCCGCGGTGCGTGTGGTCGTTCCCTCGGCGGACACCGCCACGCACCGCATCCCGGTGGAGCTCGCGGTGCCCAACGCCGACGGCCGGTTCACCGCGCACACCCTGGCGCGGGCGCGGCTCCCGGTCGATGGCGCAGCCGGCGCGCAGGTGGTGCCCGCGACCGCGCTCGCGATGGCCGGCGGCGACCACGTGCTCGTACTCGACCAGGGCGCCGTGCAGCGTGTGAACGTGGAAGTGCTCTCGCGCTCGGGTGCGCAGGTGGTGGTGCGCGCGCCGAACCCGCTGGAGAAGGTCATCGACGCGCCGCCCGAGGAGCTCGCTCCAGGTTCCCGCGCCGAAGCGCGCTGA
- a CDS encoding SDR family oxidoreductase: protein MRPAVVITGISGNLGRALARLLHKSERVIGIDRRPFPGKPKDMEVHQLDIRKKKTEDVFKRGSVRALIHMGIMHDPRMSSGDHHTFNVMGTRNVLDYCAKYGVKKVVVLSSANVYGPSPDNSNFLTEDAPLMASQRFSDVRDLIEVDMYAQNFIWRHPEVETVILRPVHIVGPAIKNAPSNYLRLPRPWVMAGFDPIVQLIHFQDVCRAAQLALKPGVRGVFNIVGPGEVPLSSIFRELGRRPVSVPHPFARPLLDRLFKLHLTSFPPGELDHIQFLCNVDGTRAVKELGWTPQFSLRETIRAVNPE from the coding sequence ATGCGCCCTGCGGTCGTCATCACAGGCATCTCCGGAAACCTGGGCCGCGCGCTCGCGCGCCTCCTGCACAAGTCCGAGCGGGTCATCGGCATCGACCGCCGCCCGTTCCCGGGCAAGCCCAAGGACATGGAGGTCCACCAGCTCGACATCCGCAAGAAGAAGACCGAGGACGTGTTCAAGCGGGGCAGCGTGCGGGCCTTGATCCACATGGGGATCATGCACGACCCGCGCATGAGCTCGGGCGACCACCACACCTTCAACGTGATGGGCACGCGCAACGTGCTCGACTACTGCGCGAAGTACGGCGTGAAGAAGGTGGTCGTCCTCTCGAGCGCGAACGTCTACGGCCCGAGCCCCGACAACTCCAACTTCCTCACCGAAGACGCGCCGCTCATGGCGAGCCAGCGCTTCAGCGATGTGCGCGACCTCATCGAGGTCGACATGTACGCGCAGAACTTCATCTGGCGGCACCCGGAGGTGGAGACGGTCATCCTCCGGCCGGTGCACATCGTGGGGCCGGCCATCAAGAACGCGCCCTCGAACTACCTGCGGCTGCCGCGGCCGTGGGTGATGGCGGGCTTCGATCCCATCGTGCAGCTCATCCACTTCCAGGACGTGTGCCGCGCGGCGCAGCTGGCGCTCAAGCCGGGCGTGCGTGGCGTGTTCAACATCGTGGGGCCGGGCGAGGTGCCGCTCTCGTCGATCTTCCGCGAGCTCGGGCGCCGGCCGGTGTCGGTGCCGCACCCGTTCGCGCGGCCGCTGCTCGACCGCCTCTTCAAGCTGCACCTCACCTCGTTCCCACCGGGCGAGCTCGACCACATCCAGTTCCTCTGCAACGTGGACGGCACGCGCGCCGTGAAGGAGCTGGGCTGGACGCCGCAGTTCAGCCTGCGCGAGACGATCCGCGCGGTGAACCCCGAGTAG
- a CDS encoding MGMT family protein: MSSRRELELRYPQAPTPFAERVARVVRAIPKGQTLSYSAVASYAGRPGGARAVVRALHSLEDVPWWRVIRADGTIALEVEVEQGKRLRREGVKVEGRRVVAKKKKKRKKR, encoded by the coding sequence ATGTCCAGCCGCCGCGAGCTCGAGCTGCGCTATCCCCAAGCGCCCACGCCCTTCGCCGAGCGCGTGGCCCGCGTCGTGCGCGCCATTCCCAAGGGTCAGACGCTCTCGTACAGCGCCGTGGCCTCGTATGCCGGGCGGCCAGGCGGTGCGCGCGCCGTGGTCCGCGCCCTGCATTCGCTCGAGGACGTCCCCTGGTGGCGGGTCATCCGCGCCGACGGGACCATCGCGCTCGAGGTCGAGGTCGAGCAGGGCAAGCGCTTGCGACGCGAGGGCGTGAAGGTGGAAGGCCGGCGCGTCGTCGCGAAGAAGAAGAAGAAGAGAAAGAAGCGATGA
- a CDS encoding TetR/AcrR family transcriptional regulator has product MARPADPNAREALLQAASEGFARSSLLKARIEDLTSAVGLSKGAFYLHFKTKEDAFRELLNRFMNDLAEADTERLARNAAFFKERGQLTARDVRQSSARYRDLMRLEIELDEKTLELLWKHRLTLSTLLRGAGGTEFEGMLLAILEHEVKRIEEQCQELQRTGCSRDDIPPQMVGEMIVGTYFLVATRMIAATEKPDLRALANNLHRMIHEGLNPQEAPARAKKNSKTSLRSHA; this is encoded by the coding sequence ATGGCTCGACCTGCCGATCCCAACGCCCGCGAAGCGCTGCTCCAGGCGGCCTCGGAGGGCTTCGCCAGGAGCTCGCTGCTCAAGGCCCGCATCGAGGACCTCACCTCGGCGGTGGGCCTCTCCAAGGGCGCCTTCTATTTGCACTTCAAGACCAAGGAAGACGCCTTCCGCGAGCTGCTCAACCGCTTCATGAACGACCTCGCCGAGGCCGACACGGAGCGCTTGGCGCGCAACGCCGCCTTCTTCAAGGAGCGCGGCCAGCTCACCGCGCGCGACGTGAGGCAGAGCTCGGCGCGGTACCGCGACCTGATGCGCCTGGAGATCGAGCTCGACGAGAAGACGCTCGAGCTGCTCTGGAAGCACCGCCTGACGCTCTCCACGCTGCTGCGCGGAGCGGGCGGCACCGAGTTCGAGGGAATGCTCCTGGCCATCCTCGAGCACGAGGTGAAGCGCATCGAGGAGCAGTGCCAGGAGCTGCAGCGCACCGGCTGCTCGCGCGACGACATCCCCCCGCAAATGGTGGGCGAGATGATCGTCGGCACCTACTTCCTGGTGGCCACGCGGATGATCGCCGCGACCGAGAAGCCCGACCTGCGCGCGCTCGCCAACAACCTGCACCGCATGATCCACGAAGGGCTGAACCCGCAGGAGGCCCCTGCGCGCGCCAAGAAGAACTCGAAGACTTCGCTCCGGAGCCACGCATGA
- a CDS encoding peroxiredoxin: MLKVGDAAPDFTVPDHLGNTVKLSALRGKNVVLWFYPKADTPGUTVQGCGFRDLHAEYQKKNALIFGVSFDTPAENKAFAEKFGFTFPLLCDTTRSMGLAYGATTDPKSEYANRIAYVIGPDGKIAQVYAKVDARSFPQTLLPKL, encoded by the coding sequence ATGCTCAAGGTCGGCGACGCAGCCCCCGACTTCACGGTGCCGGATCACCTCGGCAACACCGTGAAGCTCTCCGCACTGCGCGGCAAGAACGTGGTGCTCTGGTTCTACCCGAAGGCCGACACCCCGGGCTGAACCGTCCAGGGTTGCGGGTTCCGCGACCTCCACGCCGAGTACCAGAAGAAGAACGCGCTCATCTTTGGCGTCTCGTTCGACACGCCTGCCGAGAACAAGGCCTTCGCGGAGAAGTTCGGCTTCACCTTCCCGCTGCTCTGCGACACCACGCGCAGCATGGGGTTGGCCTACGGCGCCACGACGGATCCGAAGTCGGAGTACGCCAATCGCATCGCGTACGTGATTGGCCCTGACGGGAAGATCGCGCAGGTGTACGCGAAGGTCGACGCGCGCTCGTTCCCGCAGACGCTGCTGCCGAAGCTTTAG